Below is a genomic region from Neosynechococcus sphagnicola sy1.
GTCCTGAAATATATGACTTAAGCTACCCTGGATACTCCAAGTATATACAAACTTCTTCATAACTCATGGGCCATCCTTCATTGATCGGGCGGTGTCTGCACCCCTGTCAGGTACAACGGTGATCCCTCGGTGCCAGCAGCACTATCAGACCTTAGAACGACGGTTGGCAACACTGGCAAGCCTCCCCCCCCCCGATGGTCAACCACCGCGCTCCGAGCATCACTCGCAGGCATGGCTCGCAGAAATTAGGGAAATTCAGCAATTTTTCCGAGATCAGATCCTCTGTTTGCCCTTAGACACTCTGGCGATCTCACCGCAGGTGCAGTCCTACCAGACTGAGATTCAGAAACAGTTGCAGTTGCTAGCGATGGATGCCACGTTTCTTCAAGCCGCTCGACAACCCGCCACCCAACAACAACGTCAAACCCAATTCCGCGATCGCTTGGCAACCTTAAACCGCTACTGTAGAGCAATTCTAGAAATGCTCAGCCCAGAATCCTAGCCTTTTAGAACCCCCTCAGGGGCGCAGAACCCGTCTGAGTTGAGGCTCGATTCATGGGCGGTGCTCGGAGCGTCGGGCACCGCCAATCCCCATCGCCCAAGATGCCAGTAGACCGATACACTGTTGGCAGAGTGATTGATCAAGGGTCAGGCGTGAGCGAACTAGGTAATCAGGAAACCAGAAACTCAACGGACTTAACATGTCCCAAGCATCGACAGACAAAGCTGGTGGCAGCAATATTAGGCAATGGGCTCCCCGTCCACACCTGTCCAGACTGTGACGGAGCCTGGATTGCTTCGCCTGCCTATGCTGCTTGGCAAACCCAGCAGGTACTCAGCGATCTGTCTTCGCCTTCAGACTGGTTTGTTAAAATGCGAACCGTCGAGTTTACCCAACCGCCGCTAGATACCAAAGCAGCCCTGTGCCCAGAGTGTGGTCGCTTTCTGGCTCGGGTGAAAATTCCTGGGAAATCTGCCTTTTATATCGAACGCTGTTCCACCTGTGGGGGGAATTTGGTGCGATCCCGGCGAGTGGGCGGTGCTGGAACACCTCGGGCTCAGTACGACGATTCCCCAATTGTTTACCAGTGAATGGCAGGTGAAGGCACGGGAGCAAGAGCTGGCAGAACAAGAGCGGCGGGCGACTCTGGAAAAGTTAGGGCCAGAATTGGCGGCGCAGGTGTTTGCCCTGGCAGCAGCCCTGCAACAACACCCGAATGGAGACTTTGGGGTTGCCTACCTGATGCGTCGATTTGAGCAGTAACCAGCCCATGGCAGATCTTTTGACGGAGCCATTGTTACGGGTGGAATCCCTCCGGGTTGCCTACCCGCTGCCCCACAATTCCAGCCAGACGCTTCACTGGGCGGTGGATCGGGTATCGCTGACGTTGCAACCAGGGGAAAAGTTGGGGCTGATTGGGGAATCGGGTTGTGGTAAGTCCACCTTGGGACGGGCGGCGTTGCGCCTCCTGCCTCCCGGCTCCGCCTTGGAGGGACAGATTATCGTGGCCGGACAGTCGGTCTTGAATCTGTCTCCCCAAAAACTGCGGTGGTTTCGCGGTGAGGCGATCGCCCTGATTTTTCAAGACCCCATGACCCGCCTGGATCCCCTGATGACCATTGGCGAACACTGCATTGAAACCCTGCAAGCCCACCGCCCCCAACTGTCTCGAAAGCAGGCTAAGGCGCGATCCCAGGAAACCCTGGATGCGGTCAAAATTCCTGCCAGTCGTTGGTCTCAGTATCCCCATGAATTTAGTGGTGGTATGCGACAACGGGTGGCGATCGCCCTGGCGTTACTGTTAAATCCGCGGCTGATGGTGGCAGATGAGCCGACGACGAGTTTAGATGTCACCGTGGCTGCGACCATTTTGCAAGAATTGACCCGTCTGTGTGAGCAACGGCAGATGGGGTTGCTGTTAATTTCCCATGATCTAGCCATGGTGGGGGAATACTGCGATCGCATTGCCGTGATGTATCAAGGCAAAATTGTGGAAATGGGGGGKAGCCACAACGGTGTTGCAGCAACCTCAGCATCCCTATACCCAATCGCTACTGCAAGCTGCGCTCCACCTCCAGGGTGCAGACACCCGCCATCCCCTTGTCCCGTCAGGGTCGCCCCTGTTGCGAGTACAGGATTTAAAAACAACACTTCCGCTTAGAGACGAATCTGCTGGCACGATTCTTGGCCGCGTCTGACACCACCATCAAGGCAGTGGATGGGATCACCCTGGATCTTCAACCCGGAGAGATCCTGGGGTTGGTAGGGGAATCGGGCTGTGGCAAAAGCACCCTCTCGCGGACGATTCTGCAATTGCTGCGTCCCACCGCTGGCACCGTTGAATTTGCCGGAACTGAGTTAACCCGATTGTCGAGGCGGGCACTGCGACAACAACGGCGGCACATCCAGATGATTTTTTCAAGATCCCCATGCCTGCCTCAACCCAAGAATGACGGTGGGGCAGAACATTGCTGATCCCCTGCGGATTCATCAATTAGCCAGCCCCTCGGCAGCGGTGGCTCAGGTACAGCGGATGCTAGAGCGGGTGGGTCTCACCCCTGCCCTTGAGTTCTCTCGCCGCTATCCAGGGGATCTGTCGGGGGGGCAGCAACAACGGGTGGCGATCGCCCGAGCATTGATTACCCATCCCCAACTGCTGATCTGCGATGAACCCGTCAGTATGTTAGATGCCAGTGTCCAGAGCCAAGTTCTTGACTTGATGTTGGAGCTAAAGCAGGAATTCCAGCTCACCTATCTATTTATTACCCATGATCTCTGGGTCGCCCGCTTCTTCTGCGATCGCATTGCTGTGATGCAAGCCGGGAAGATTGTTGAGATCGGGCCTACGGGTGAAATTTTTACCCATCCCCAACACCCCTATACCCAAACCTTGCTGAGTGCCGTGCCCTTGCTGGCAAGGGTGGCAACTTGAGCCACTCTTGCCAGGGGATGATTCAGGTTAAATGAACTGGAAGTAGCTATCCGTCAGATTTAAACCAAAGACACCGCCGTCCAATACTGCGATCAATTCATTCTCACCGGATGTCTTCAGGTAGATAGCAGTTCCTGCGGTGCCAGCAATCGGTGATGAACCTATATAATAGTCGTTCGCAGTCCCGACCAGCCGAATCACATCTTCGGAAACATTGAAATCTGTAATGAGGGCATAATCACCGTAGCCAGAGAACTCAGAACCACTTGCAATCCCATCATTGTAATAAGCCGAGGTAGCATCCCCCAGGACAAAGACATCGCTACCTGCTCCACCCGTGAGGGTGTCAATGATGCTGACTCCCAAATCTCCACTGCCTGCCCCGGTGAGGGTATCAGCATCACCGCCGCCATTAAGGCTGTCATTGCCTGCACCTCCCACCAGACTATTTTTCACACTGTTACCCATCAGGGTGTCGTCACAGGCTGAGCCAACCAAGTTCTCAATATTACTCAGAACATCCCCTTCGGCATCACCACCACTGCCCGTGCCCGTACTCAGGTTGACTAAAACTCCTGCACTGGAACCGCTGTATTTCGCAGTATCTTTGCCAGCTCCACCGTCGAGACTATCGGCTCCAGCTCCTCCAGCAAGACTGTTATTCACACTGTTACCCACCAGGGTGTCGTCAAAGGCAGAGCCGACTAGGTTCTCAATGTTATTCAGCACATCCCCTTCGGCATCGCCACCACTGCCCGTGCCCGTGCCCAGGTTGACTAAAACCCCTGCACTTGAAGTGTTGTATTTCGCAACATCTTTGCCATCCCCG
It encodes:
- the patD gene encoding heterocyst frequency control protein PatD, yielding MSAPLSGTTVIPRCQQHYQTLERRLATLASLPPPDGQPPRSEHHSQAWLAEIREIQQFFRDQILCLPLDTLAISPQVQSYQTEIQKQLQLLAMDATFLQAARQPATQQQRQTQFRDRLATLNRYCRAILEMLSPES
- a CDS encoding ABC transporter ATP-binding protein, giving the protein MADLLTEPLLRVESLRVAYPLPHNSSQTLHWAVDRVSLTLQPGEKLGLIGESGCGKSTLGRAALRLLPPGSALEGQIIVAGQSVLNLSPQKLRWFRGEAIALIFQDPMTRLDPLMTIGEHCIETLQAHRPQLSRKQAKARSQETLDAVKIPASRWSQYPHEFSGGMRQRVAIALALLLNPRLMVADEPTTSLDVTVAATILQELTRLCEQRQMGLLLISHDLAMVGEYCDRIAVMYQGKIVEMGGSHNGVAATSASLYPIATASCAPPPGCRHPPSPCPVRVAPVASTGFKNNTSA
- a CDS encoding ATP-binding cassette domain-containing protein yields the protein MAASDTTIKAVDGITLDLQPGEILGLVGESGCGKSTLSRTILQLLRPTAGTVEFAGTELTRLSRRALRQQRRHIQMIFSRSPCLPQPKNDGGAEHC
- a CDS encoding ABC transporter ATP-binding protein, which encodes MTVGQNIADPLRIHQLASPSAAVAQVQRMLERVGLTPALEFSRRYPGDLSGGQQQRVAIARALITHPQLLICDEPVSMLDASVQSQVLDLMLELKQEFQLTYLFITHDLWVARFFCDRIAVMQAGKIVEIGPTGEIFTHPQHPYTQTLLSAVPLLARVAT